One part of the Acidobacteriota bacterium genome encodes these proteins:
- a CDS encoding energy transducer TonB, translating to MRAEGAVQLEATIGTDGAVKSVRALSGHALLREAASSAVKQWRYKPATLNGQPVEATVLVTVKFSAPR from the coding sequence ATGCGTGCGGAAGGCGCCGTGCAACTCGAAGCCACGATCGGCACCGACGGGGCGGTGAAATCGGTGCGCGCGCTCAGCGGACACGCGCTCCTGCGCGAGGCCGCATCTTCCGCCGTCAAGCAGTGGCGCTATAAGCCCGCAACCTTGAATGGTCAGCCGGTCGAAGCCACGGTGCTGGTCACGGTGAAGTTCTCGGCGCCACGATGA